A region of Corvus cornix cornix isolate S_Up_H32 chromosome 3, ASM73873v5, whole genome shotgun sequence DNA encodes the following proteins:
- the LOC120411723 gene encoding pantetheinase-like isoform X2: MGESQFNYPKEPEAVTFETPFGKFGIFTCFDILFYEPAVVLVSKLQVDTVLFPTAWMNVLPFLTAVEFHSAWAMGMRVNVLAANTHNTSMAMTGSGIYAPAGARAYSYNMKTEDGHLLIAELDAHPRLSPASPPAVSWNSYALSVERFSQNDHEFTGIIFEDPFTFTELTKPGGNLTLCQKDLCCHLSYKMAEKRDDEVYVLGAFDGLHVVEGQYYLQICTLLKCPSTNLSTCGQPVEMAQTKFEMFSLSGTFGTSYVFPEVLYSGVQLAPGEFEVLTDGRLRSRAPTSKPVLSVTLFGRWYEKDPPHTHQASP; encoded by the exons ATGGGAGAAAGTCAGTTTAATTACCCAAAAGAACCAGAAGCTGTCACCTTTGAGACTCCTTTTGGGAAGTTTGGCATTTTCACTTGCTTTGACATCCTCTTCTATGAGCCTGCCGTGGTCCTGGTGAGCAAGCTGCAGGTGGACACTGTGCTCTTCCCAACAGCTTGGATGAATGTCCTGCCTTTTCTGACTGCAGTTGAGTTTCACTCTGCCTGGGCTATGGGCATGCGTGTCAATGTCTTAGCTGCCAATACTCACAACACCAGCATGGCAATGACag GGAGCGGCATTTATGCACCAGCTGGAGCCAGAGCGTACTCCTACAACATGAAAACTGAAGACGGTCACCTCCTCATTGCCGAACTGGATGCACACCCTCGTCTTTCTCCTGCCTCCCCGCCTGCTGTCAGCTGGAACTCATATGCTTTGAGTGTTGAAAGATTCTCACAGAATGACCATGAATTCACTGGAATCATCTTTGAAGACCCCTTTACTTTCACTGAGCTCACTAAGCCTGGGGGGAATCTCACTCTCTGCCAAAAAGACCTCTGCTGTCACTTGAGCTACAAGATGGCAGAGAAAAGAGATGATGAAGTTTATGTGCTGGGTGCTTTTGATGGCCTTCATGTTGTTGAAGGACAGTACTATCTGCAG ATCTGCACACTGCTCAAGTGCCCAAGCACAAACCTGAGCACGTGTGGGCAGCCCGTGGAGATGGCTCAGACCAAGTTTGAGATGTTCTCCCTCAGCGGCACGTTTGGCACCAGCTACGTCTTCCCAGAAGTGCTGTACAGCGGGGTGCAGCTGGCCCCCGGGGAGTTCGAG GTGCTAACTGATGGACGTCTGAGAAGTCGGGCTCCTACATCAAAGCCAGTTTTGAGTGTAACACTCTTTGGGAGGTGGTACGAAAAGGACCCTCCACACACACATCAAGCTTCACCATGA
- the LOC120411723 gene encoding pantetheinase-like isoform X1, protein MLPCQALLPAVVLALTALQALASDTFIAAVYEHAVILPDPTEEPISPDDALALMNKNMDVLERAIKEAAQKGAHIIVTPEDGIYGWRFTRESIYPYLEDIPDPVVNWIPCTDPSRFGPAPVQERLSCMARNNSIYVVANIGDKKPCNSSDPKCPSDGRYHYNTDVVFDPQGKLVARYHKYNLFMGESQFNYPKEPEAVTFETPFGKFGIFTCFDILFYEPAVVLVSKLQVDTVLFPTAWMNVLPFLTAVEFHSAWAMGMRVNVLAANTHNTSMAMTGSGIYAPAGARAYSYNMKTEDGHLLIAELDAHPRLSPASPPAVSWNSYALSVERFSQNDHEFTGIIFEDPFTFTELTKPGGNLTLCQKDLCCHLSYKMAEKRDDEVYVLGAFDGLHVVEGQYYLQICTLLKCPSTNLSTCGQPVEMAQTKFEMFSLSGTFGTSYVFPEVLYSGVQLAPGEFEVLTDGRLRSRAPTSKPVLSVTLFGRWYEKDPPHTHQASP, encoded by the exons ATGCTCCCTTGCCaggctctcctgcctgctgtggtGCTTGCACTCACAGCCCTTCAGGCCCTTGCCTCTGACACCTTCATCGCAGCCGTCTACGAGCATGCCGTCATCCTGCCTGATCCCACCGAGGAGCCCATTTCCCCCGATGATGCTTTGGCCCTGATGAACAAAAACATGGATGTCTTGGAAAGGGCCATCAAGGAAGCTGCCCAGAAG GGTGCCCACATCATTGTGACTCCTGAAGATGGCATCTACGGCTGGCGATTCACAAGAGAATCCATCTACCCTTACCTGGAGGATATCCCTGATCCGGTGGTGAATTGGATTCCCTGCACTGACCCCTCAAG ATTTGGTCCAGCACCAGTGCAGGAACGACTCAGCTGCATGGCCAGAAATAACTCCATCTATGTGGTTGCAAATATTGGGGACAAGAAGCCCTGTAACTCCAGTGATCCCAAATGCCCCAGTGACGGTCGCTACCACTACAATACAGATGTTGTCTTTGACCCACAGGGGAAACTGGTGGCTCGTTACCACAAG taTAATCTTTTTATGGGAGAAAGTCAGTTTAATTACCCAAAAGAACCAGAAGCTGTCACCTTTGAGACTCCTTTTGGGAAGTTTGGCATTTTCACTTGCTTTGACATCCTCTTCTATGAGCCTGCCGTGGTCCTGGTGAGCAAGCTGCAGGTGGACACTGTGCTCTTCCCAACAGCTTGGATGAATGTCCTGCCTTTTCTGACTGCAGTTGAGTTTCACTCTGCCTGGGCTATGGGCATGCGTGTCAATGTCTTAGCTGCCAATACTCACAACACCAGCATGGCAATGACag GGAGCGGCATTTATGCACCAGCTGGAGCCAGAGCGTACTCCTACAACATGAAAACTGAAGACGGTCACCTCCTCATTGCCGAACTGGATGCACACCCTCGTCTTTCTCCTGCCTCCCCGCCTGCTGTCAGCTGGAACTCATATGCTTTGAGTGTTGAAAGATTCTCACAGAATGACCATGAATTCACTGGAATCATCTTTGAAGACCCCTTTACTTTCACTGAGCTCACTAAGCCTGGGGGGAATCTCACTCTCTGCCAAAAAGACCTCTGCTGTCACTTGAGCTACAAGATGGCAGAGAAAAGAGATGATGAAGTTTATGTGCTGGGTGCTTTTGATGGCCTTCATGTTGTTGAAGGACAGTACTATCTGCAG ATCTGCACACTGCTCAAGTGCCCAAGCACAAACCTGAGCACGTGTGGGCAGCCCGTGGAGATGGCTCAGACCAAGTTTGAGATGTTCTCCCTCAGCGGCACGTTTGGCACCAGCTACGTCTTCCCAGAAGTGCTGTACAGCGGGGTGCAGCTGGCCCCCGGGGAGTTCGAG GTGCTAACTGATGGACGTCTGAGAAGTCGGGCTCCTACATCAAAGCCAGTTTTGAGTGTAACACTCTTTGGGAGGTGGTACGAAAAGGACCCTCCACACACACATCAAGCTTCACCATGA